The Panicum hallii strain FIL2 chromosome 9, PHallii_v3.1, whole genome shotgun sequence genome has a window encoding:
- the LOC112873340 gene encoding 4-coumarate--CoA ligase-like 1: MTRVLRCLSRRKPSPGICELVAQRLVLPHGVYRSPRPAVRIESDPGLSLTDLLFRRADACPSALALAAAATGQALTFSAFRSAVLTMAVALASRAGVRPGDVVLLLAPNCVLYPICFFAVIALGAVATTANPLYTPREIAKQVTDSHAKLAITVSELLPKIAELRLPTILLDGDAASATASMPPGASVTLYSDLIAGAQETEYRRPPTKQSDTAALLYSSGTTGASKGVILTHRNFISAAPMITADQDAHGEGPNVFLCFLPMFHIFGLSVIIFAQMQRGNAVVAMFMPQFNMDFVMAAVQRHRVTHLFCVPPVMIALAKIGRAERVFGS, translated from the exons ATGACGCGCGTGCTGCGCTGCCTTTCCAGACGTAAGCCCAGCCCAGGTATCTGCGAGCTAGTTGCGCAGAG gttggttctgccacacggcgTGTACCGCTCCCCGCGCCCGGCCGTGCGCATCGAGTCCGACCCGGGCCTCTCCCTCACCGACCTCCTCTTCCGTCGCGCCGACGCGTGCCCCTCCGCGCTcgcgctggccgccgccgccaccggccaAGCCCTCACCTTCTCCGCCTTCCGCTCCGCCGTCCTCACCATGGCCGTCGCTCTCGCCTCGCGCGCGGGCGTCCGACCAGGTGACGTCGTCCTACTCCTCGCACCCAACTGCGTCCTTTACCCCATCTGCTTCTTCGCCGTCATTGCCCTCGGCGCCGTCGCCACCACGGCCAATCCCCTCTATACCCCAAGGGAAATCGCCAAGCAGGTCACAGACTCCCACGCCAAGCTCGCCATCACAGTGTCTGAGTTGCTCCCAAAAATCGCGGAGCTCCGCCTCCCCACCATACTGCTCGACGGCGACGCAGCCAGCGCCACCGCTTCCATGCCTCCAGGCGCCAGCGTCACGCTCTACTCTGACCTCATTGCTGGGGCGCAGGAGACGGAGTACCGCCGCCCGCCGACGAAGCAGAGCGACACGGCCGCGCTGCTGTACTCGTCGGGCACGACGGGGGCGAGCAAGGGCGTCATCCTGACGCACCGCAACTTCATATCGGCGGCGCCCATGATAACAGCGGATCAGGACGCGCACGGAGAAGGGCCCAAcgtcttcctctgcttcctgccCATGTTCCACATCTTCGGCTTGTCCGTCATCATATTCGCGCAGATGCAGCGCGGCAACGCCGTCGTCGCGATGTTCATGCCGCAGTTCAACATGGACTTTGTGATGGCCGCCGTGCAGCGGCACCGTGTCACGCACCTCTTCTGCGTGCCGCCGGTCATGATCGCGCTCGCCAAGATCGGGAgggccgag AGAGTGTTTGGATCCTAA
- the LOC112873528 gene encoding protein trichome birefringence-like 28 has product MQQRRKSVFASAPFAMKQAALGAGVAARKNGAPLSLAAVVFALFVFATFLYNEDIKSITDFQFSSGAIRAKAPDLHLLQEAEAAAHAAVNTLAKRGEEVIVRVLEAPAAAGALARQAGANTTAAAKANAANTAKANANAVDVVQEKERDVTLPIVTGGGGADEARRRADEEAAEKASSAKAAAATAALRTVVRVPETCDLYRGNWVYDEVNAPVYKEGECEFLTEQVTCMRNGRRDDSYQKWRWQPTDCDLPRFDARLLLERLRNKRLMFVGDSLNRNQWESMVCLVQSVIPKGKKTLTKFVNGGSSNVFRAHEYNATVEFYWAPFLVESNSDNPKVHSVPDRVIQWHAIAKHARNWIGVDYLVFNTYIWWLNTLDIKVLKGSFDQGSTEYVEVDRPVAYKEVLKTWAKWVDRNIDPNKTTVFFMGMSPNHITPEAWGNQGGIKCAMETLPITNRSASLDVGTDWRLYAGAQEVLPTLRRVPVHFVDITALSELRKDAHTSVHTLRQGKLLTPEQQADPKTYADCIHWCLPGLPDTWNQFLYARIASSPWPADAQQ; this is encoded by the exons ATGCAGCAGCGGCGCAAGTCGGTGTTCGCGTCGGCGCCGTTCGCGATGAAGCAGGCGGCGCTGGGCGCCGGCGTGGCCGCGCGCAAGAACGGCGCGCCGCTGTcgctggcggcggtggtgttcgcgCTCTTCGTCTTCGCCACGTTCCTGTACAACGAGGACATCAAGTCCATCACCGACTTCCAGTTCAGCTCCGGCGCCATCCGCGCCAAGGCCCCCGATCTGCACCTCCTGCAGGAGGCCGAggccgccgcgcacgccgccgtcaaCACGCTCGCCAAGCGCGGGGAGGAGGTCATCGTGCGCGTCCTCGAGGcgcccgccgcggcgggggcgctggcgcggcaggcgggcgccaacaccaccgccgccgcgaagGCCAATGCCGCGAACACCGCAAAGGCCAATGCCAACGCGGTGGACGTGGTGCAGGAGAAGGAGCGCGACGTGACGCTCCCGATCGTgacgggcggtggcggcgccgacGAGGCGCGGCGTCGCGCGGACGAGGAGGCCGCCGAGAAGGCGTCATCGGCGAAGGCCGCGGCGGCCACGGCCGCGCTGCGTACGGTGGTGCGCGTGCCGGAGACGTGCGACCTGTACCGCGGCAACTGGGTGTACGACGAGGTGAACGCCCCCGTGTACAAGGAGGGCGAGTGCGAGTTCCTGACCGAGCAGGTGACCTGCATGCGCAACGGCCGCCGCGACGACTCGTACCAGAAGTGGCGCTGGCAGCCGACGGACTGCGACCTCCCGCG GTTCGACGCGCGGTTGCTGCTGGAGCGCCTCCGCAACAAGCGCCTGATGTTCGTGGGCGACTCGCTGAACCGGAACCAGTGGGAGTCGATGGTGTGCCTGGTGCAGTCGGTGATCCCCAAGGGGAAGAAGACGCTGACCAAGTTCGTCAACGGCGGGTCCAGCAACGTGTTCCGCGCGCACGAGTACAACGCGACGGTGGAGTTCTACTGGGCGCCCTTCCTGGTGGAGTCCAACTCCGACAACCCCAAGGTGCACAGCGTCCCCGACCGGGTAATCCAGTGGCACGCCATCGCCAAGCATGCCAGAAACTGGATCGGCGTCGACTACCTCGTCTTCAACACCTACATCTGGTGGCTCAACACCCTCGACATCAAAGTCCT GAAGGGGTCCTTCGACCAGGGCTCGACCGAGTACGTGGAGGTGGACCGCCCCGTGGCGTACAAGGAGGTGCTCAAGACGTGGGCGAAATGGGTGGACCGGAACATCGACCCCAACAAGACCACCGTCTTCTTCATGGGCATGTCACCCAACCACATCAC GCCGGAGGCGTGGGGCAACCAGGGCGGGATCAAGTGCGCGATGGAGACGCTGCCGATCACGAACCGGAGCGCGTCGCTGGACGTGGGCACGGACTGGCGCCTCTACGCGGGGGCGCAGGAGGTGCTCCCCACCCTGCGCCGGGTGCCCGTCCACTTCGTCGACATCACCGCGCTCTCGGAGCTCCGCAAGGACGCGCACACCTCCGTGCACACGCTCCGCCAGGGGAAGCTGCTCACCCCGGAGCAGCAGGCCGACCCCAAGACCTACGCCGACTGCATCCACTGGTGCCTCCCGGGCCTACCCGACACGTGGAACCAGTTCCTCTACGCGCGCATCGCCTCCAGCCCATGGCCCGCCGATGCCCAGCAGTAG
- the LOC112872890 gene encoding mitochondrial succinate-fumarate transporter 1 — translation MAASSSSSSLPSPPPPRAASPAEEPRAGGRPPVPPYVKAAAGSLGGVMEACCLQPIDVVKTRLQLDRSGAYRGIAHCGATVARAEGVRALWKGLTPFATHLTLKYALRLGSNAVLQSAFKDPATGKVSAHGRLASGFGAGVIEALLIVTPFEVVKIRLQQQKGLSPDLLRYKGPIHCARTIVREEGLRGLWSGALPTVMRNGTNQAAMFSAKNTFDIVLWQKHEGDGKVLLPWQSMISGFLAGTAGPVCTGPFDVVKTRLMAQGRTGDIKYTGMVHAIRTIYVEEGLRALWKGLLPRLMRIPPGQAIMWAVADQVMGLYERSYLQPAHV, via the exons atggccgcctcctcctcctcctcctcacttccatcgccgccgccgcccagggcGGCGTCCCCGGCCGAGGAGCCCCGCGCGGGAGGCCGGCCGCCGGTCCCGCCGTACgtgaaggcggcggcggggtcccTTGGCGGCGTCATGGAGGCGTGCTGCCTGCAGCCGATCGACGTCGTCAAGACGCGGCTGCAGCTCGACCGCTCGGGGGCTTACCGGGGCATCGCGCACTGCGGCGCCACCGTCGCCCGCGCCGAGGGCGTGCGCGCGCTCTGGAAGGGGCTCACGCCCTTCGCCACACACCTCACGCTCAAGTACGCGCTGCGCCTCGGTTCCAACGCCGTGCTGCAGTCCGCGTTCAAGGACCCCGCCACCGGCAAGGTCTCCGCGCACGGGCGCCTCGCGTCCGGGTTCGGCGCCGGCGTCATCGAGGCGCTCCTCATCGTCACCCCCTTTGAG GTGGTAAAGATTAGGTTGCAACAACAAAAAGGACTGAGCCCAGACTTGCTTAGATATAAAGGTCCCATACACTGTGCAAGGACTATAGTTCGGGAAGAAGGCTTACGTGGTCTGTGGTCTGGAGCATTACCAACTGTCATGCGCAATGGCACAAACCAAGCTGCAATGTTCTCCGCCAAGAACACATTCGACATTGTTCTATGGCAGAAGCATGAGGGAGATGGTAAGGTCCTCCTTCCATGGCAGTCCATGATCTCAGGGTTCCTTGCAGGAACCGCAGGACCCGTCTGCACCGGACCCTTCGATGTCGTGAAGACTAGGTTGATGGCTCAAGGGAGAACCGGTGACATTAAGTACACGGGCATGGTCCATGCGATACGGACAATATACGTAGAAGAGGGTTTGCGAGCACTGTGGAAAGGCTTGCTCCCCCGGCTTATGAGGATTCCACCTGGACAGGCTATAATGTGGGCAGTGGCTGATCAGGTGATGGGCCTATATGAACGAAGTTACCTGCAGCCAGCTCATGTTTGA
- the LOC112877743 gene encoding probable protein phosphatase 2C 32 translates to MSCTVAIPSSPVFSPSRRPLSCKAASASPEPAVAASPGPASAAAPAGSPLRPFALRALLREEPSPSSSPQPASGAAVASAPAGPVLKRRRPAPLVVPAAGATAAAAAAAAVAAVEADPRNEVEEEGEEFAAYCRRGKGRRRVEMEDRHVAKVALGGDPQVAFFGVLDGHGGKNAAEFAAENMPKFMAEELKVNGGEIEGAVKRGYLKTDEEFLKRDESGGACCVTAVLQKGGLVVSNAGDCRAVLSRAGKAEALTSDHRASREDEKERIENLGGFVVNYRGTWRVQGSLAVSRGIGDAHLKQWIVADPDTRTLLVDQQCEFLILASDGLWDKIDNQEAVDLARPLCTNNDKASRMAACRMLTETSISRGSTDDISVVIIQLQKFTSS, encoded by the exons atGTCTTGCACCGTGGCCATCCCGAGCTCGCCGGTCTTCTCGCCCTCGCGCCGCCCGCTCTCCTGCAAGGCCGCGTCGGCCTCGCCGgagcccgccgtcgccgcctccccggggcccgcgtccgccgccgcccccgccggctCGCCGCTCCGCCCCTTCGCGCTCCGCGCGCTGCTCCGCGAGGAGCCTTCCCCGTCGTCGTCGCCCCAGCCGGCATCCGGCGCCGCGGTGGCATCGGCACCCGCCGGGCCCGTGCTGAAGAGGCGGCGACCGGCGCCGCTCGTGGTGCCGGCCGCCGGCgcgactgctgctgctgcggcggcggccgcagtgGCCGCTGTGGAAGCGGATCCGAGGAacgaggtggaggaggagggggaggagttCGCGGCGTACTGCCGtagggggaaggggaggagaaGGGTGGAAATGGAGGACCGGCATGTGGCCAAGGTCGCGCTCGGCGGAGATCCCCAAGTG GCGTTTTTTGGTGTACTCGATGGTCACGGCGGGAAGAACGCGGCGGAGTTCGCTGCTGAGAACATGCCCAAGTTCATGGCTGAAGAGCTGAAGGTAAACGGCGGAGAGATCGAAGGAGCGGTGAAGAGGGGCTACCTTAAGACGGATGAGGAGTTCCTTAAGAGGGACGAGAGCGGGGGAGCGTGCTGCGTCACCGCTGTCCTCCAAAAGGGTGGCCTTGTCGTGTCTAATGCCGGAGACTGCCGTGCAGTGCTCAGCCGGGCAGGGAAGGCGGAGGCGCTCACCTCTGACCACAGGGCCTCGCGGGAGGATGAGAAGGAGAGAATTGAGAATTTG GGCGGATTTGTGGTAAATTACCGCGGAACATGGCGAGTCCAGGGCTCCTTGGCAGTTTCCAGAGGCATTGGGGATGCACACCTGAAGCAGTGGATCGTGGCTGACCCTGACACCAGGACCCTCCTGGTTGACCAGCAGTGCgagttcttgatacttgcttCTGATGGCCTCTGGGATAAGATTGATAATCAGGAGGCCGTGGACCTTGCAAGGCCTCTCTGCACCAATAATGACAAGGCCTCTCGCATGGCTGCCTGCAGGATGCTCACTGAAACATCTATTTCCAGGGGCTCAACTGATGATATCAGCGTTGTGATCATACAGTTGCAGAAATTTACAAGTTCTTGA